In Leptospira kanakyensis, a genomic segment contains:
- a CDS encoding DUF6428 family protein: MKTATWNDFTTKLELYPELHLEFLYSETKRIFPNYHITEFKLANIQSVDCGGKSDSWTEIILQVLEPNKETDTNPMTLSKVNSILKKVNGSMNIPNDATLRIEFGNEGTAMRQYFVSEMQTNGKSLTIHLKDGKTECKASASCGLPTGVVSFPKLEKTTSSCCTPKTAAGEEKEEAGCC, encoded by the coding sequence ATGAAAACAGCAACATGGAATGACTTTACAACCAAATTAGAACTATATCCAGAACTTCACTTAGAGTTTTTATATAGTGAAACCAAAAGGATATTTCCCAACTACCATATCACTGAATTCAAACTCGCAAACATTCAGTCTGTTGATTGTGGTGGAAAATCTGATTCTTGGACAGAAATTATTTTACAAGTATTGGAACCAAATAAAGAAACAGATACAAATCCGATGACACTTTCCAAGGTAAATTCAATTCTAAAAAAAGTAAATGGTTCTATGAACATTCCGAATGATGCTACTTTACGAATTGAATTTGGAAACGAAGGAACTGCCATGAGACAATATTTTGTTTCAGAAATGCAAACCAATGGAAAGTCCCTCACAATCCATTTAAAAGATGGGAAAACGGAATGTAAGGCAAGTGCCAGTTGCGGATTGCCAACAGGTGTGGTTTCTTTTCCAAAATTAGAAAAAACAACTTCAAGTTGTTGTACCCCAAAAACAGCCGCTGGAGAAGAGAAGGAAGAAGCTGGCTGCTGTTAA
- a CDS encoding arsenate reductase ArsC, whose translation MNNKKNILILCTGNSCRSQIAEGWMRFYAKNKANVYSAGIETHGVNPKAIATMKEVGIDISNHTSNHINEYKNIQFDYLITVCDHAKENCPYFPSDAKRFHYNFSDPSKLKGTEEEVRAAFAKTREEIREYCESFMNKEL comes from the coding sequence GTGAATAACAAAAAGAATATTTTAATTCTTTGTACGGGAAATAGTTGTCGGAGCCAAATTGCAGAAGGTTGGATGCGATTCTATGCAAAAAACAAAGCCAATGTTTATAGTGCCGGAATTGAAACCCATGGAGTGAATCCCAAAGCCATCGCTACCATGAAAGAGGTTGGGATTGATATATCAAATCATACTTCCAATCATATCAATGAATATAAAAACATTCAGTTTGATTATCTCATCACAGTTTGTGATCATGCCAAAGAAAATTGTCCGTATTTTCCCAGTGATGCAAAAAGGTTTCATTATAATTTTTCAGATCCTTCTAAATTAAAAGGAACAGAAGAAGAGGTAAGAGCTGCCTTTGCCAAAACACGAGAAGAAATTCGAGAATATTGTGAATCATTTATGAATAAGGAACTATAG
- a CDS encoding ArsR/SmtB family transcription factor, translating to MAQNKKTEFPEKIQRIASFTKLLSHPARLAILEVLAQKQTCVCGEIVEILPLAQSTVSQHLKELKDGGLVKGEVEGTSSCYCIHWENLNLAYREFSDQMQMIENFKNQKGGSCCE from the coding sequence ATGGCGCAGAACAAAAAAACAGAATTTCCGGAAAAGATCCAAAGGATTGCGTCTTTTACCAAACTTCTCTCCCATCCAGCAAGGTTGGCTATCTTAGAAGTATTGGCACAAAAACAAACATGTGTTTGTGGAGAGATTGTAGAAATCCTCCCTTTGGCTCAATCCACAGTTTCCCAACATCTAAAGGAATTAAAAGATGGGGGACTTGTGAAAGGAGAAGTAGAAGGAACTTCTTCTTGTTATTGTATCCACTGGGAAAATTTGAACCTGGCCTATAGGGAATTTTCAGACCAAATGCAAATGATAGAAAATTTCAAAAATCAAAAGGGAGGAAGCTGTTGTGAATAA
- a CDS encoding NAD-dependent epimerase/dehydratase family protein, which yields MTKTILITGGSGVLGKELLKELIENYKIIAIGNHYANFPDSIRFHKNFKFYERDLSKIKSSDEFLIPESIDLILHLAAVVSGAKVTEEVYHQINVTSTKLIVEFAKAKKVPHFGFVSSVSVYGSKEIDLNINSERMGTTIYAKTKALAENYVLDSGRPYSIFRLASIYGKGTKSFISKLRSLTKLKFYPYIPSSRKKSVLHITDATNALVTWTKQTLDGKTPKQVYVFSHPEFVTVNQVIQTFQSLRVIGNSLFPIPVGGIFARMIELVFRFLAFVKRRPFHGSPLQPLLESVAIYDPKSWENLGIFPERDLRKGLTDYQ from the coding sequence ATGACAAAAACAATTCTCATCACAGGAGGCAGTGGGGTTCTTGGAAAAGAATTATTAAAGGAACTGATTGAAAATTATAAAATCATCGCCATTGGAAATCATTATGCGAATTTTCCTGATTCGATTCGGTTTCATAAAAACTTTAAGTTTTATGAAAGAGATCTTTCTAAAATAAAAAGTTCGGATGAATTTTTGATTCCCGAATCCATTGATTTAATTTTACACTTAGCCGCCGTTGTTTCTGGAGCCAAAGTCACCGAAGAGGTTTACCACCAAATCAACGTTACTTCTACAAAGTTAATTGTGGAATTTGCTAAGGCAAAAAAAGTCCCTCATTTTGGGTTTGTCAGTTCGGTCTCAGTTTATGGATCCAAAGAAATTGATTTAAACATTAACAGCGAAAGAATGGGAACTACCATCTATGCAAAAACGAAGGCTTTGGCTGAAAACTATGTATTAGATTCCGGTAGACCTTATTCTATATTCCGATTGGCAAGTATCTATGGCAAAGGAACAAAAAGTTTTATTTCTAAACTTCGTTCTCTTACCAAACTAAAATTTTATCCTTATATACCTTCCTCTCGTAAAAAATCTGTCCTTCATATAACCGACGCCACAAATGCATTAGTAACCTGGACAAAACAAACATTAGATGGGAAAACACCGAAACAAGTTTATGTATTCTCTCACCCTGAATTTGTGACTGTGAACCAAGTCATTCAGACATTCCAAAGTTTACGGGTCATCGGAAATTCCCTTTTTCCCATTCCTGTGGGAGGAATCTTTGCTAGAATGATCGAACTTGTTTTCCGTTTTCTGGCCTTTGTTAAAAGAAGACCCTTTCATGGATCCCCACTCCAACCTTTGTTAGAGTCGGTAGCCATTTATGATCCTAAATCTTGGGAAAATTTGGGAATTTTTCCAGAACGAGATTTACGAAAAGGGCTCACCGACTATCAATAA
- a CDS encoding DUF445 domain-containing protein codes for MIPFTYGFVGWVTNWLALKMTFYPIQFVGIPPYFGWQGIIPRKAHKMASKSVDVITERLLNIKEVFLKVDPKKAETVFLPALEPSIRYTIREFSNSLDPKLWDMIPDVVREEIYHKVKRESGVTIRKVIRKLQKDIDSLFDVKSLVLKKLSGNNVGLVVELFQEVGAPEFRFIERSGFYFGFLLGLVQMIFMIYFPLNWTLPIQGVIVGYLTNYLALEMIFRPLLPKKFLGIFTYQGLFLKRQTEVSRLYAKLVSEKILTPKNILSELIFGKASQDIIDIIRNEVVHHVDTVTFLAKPALYATGKIEEFDAAKERIGVAMADNAIEKSFHLEEYLGSALEIETMMGDRMAALPPKEFESILRSAFQEDELLLILVGAALGAVVGWFQMVFLV; via the coding sequence ATGATTCCCTTCACCTATGGATTTGTGGGTTGGGTGACCAATTGGTTGGCCCTGAAGATGACTTTTTACCCCATCCAATTTGTAGGAATCCCTCCTTATTTCGGATGGCAGGGCATCATTCCTAGAAAGGCCCATAAAATGGCCAGTAAGTCCGTGGATGTGATTACTGAGCGCCTTCTCAATATCAAAGAAGTCTTTTTGAAAGTAGATCCCAAAAAGGCGGAGACAGTTTTTTTACCAGCCTTAGAACCTAGCATTCGCTATACGATTCGTGAGTTTTCGAACAGCCTCGATCCCAAACTTTGGGATATGATTCCCGATGTCGTTCGGGAAGAAATTTACCATAAAGTCAAAAGGGAAAGTGGAGTCACCATCCGCAAAGTGATTCGCAAACTCCAAAAAGACATTGATTCCCTATTTGATGTAAAGTCCTTAGTTTTGAAAAAACTATCGGGGAATAATGTAGGCCTTGTTGTAGAACTTTTCCAAGAAGTAGGAGCTCCTGAGTTTCGGTTCATCGAAAGGTCAGGATTTTATTTTGGATTTCTTTTGGGCCTTGTCCAAATGATTTTTATGATTTATTTTCCCTTAAATTGGACCCTTCCCATCCAGGGAGTGATTGTGGGATATCTTACAAATTATTTGGCTCTCGAGATGATCTTTCGTCCCCTACTCCCGAAAAAGTTTTTAGGAATTTTTACTTACCAAGGTTTGTTTTTAAAAAGGCAAACAGAGGTTTCTAGACTCTATGCAAAGTTAGTGAGTGAAAAAATTTTGACTCCGAAAAATATACTTTCTGAATTAATTTTTGGGAAAGCATCCCAAGATATCATCGACATCATTCGGAATGAAGTGGTCCATCATGTGGACACAGTTACCTTTCTCGCCAAACCAGCGCTCTATGCTACGGGAAAAATTGAAGAGTTTGATGCTGCCAAAGAAAGAATTGGAGTGGCTATGGCTGATAATGCTATAGAAAAATCATTTCACTTAGAAGAATATTTAGGTTCTGCTTTGGAAATTGAAACCATGATGGGGGATCGAATGGCGGCCCTTCCCCCCAAAGAATTTGAATCTATTTTAAGATCTGCTTTTCAAGAAGATGAATTGTTATTAATTTTAGTGGGTGCGGCGCTCGGTGCCGTAGTGGGATGGTTTCAAATGGTATTTCTTGTATGA
- a CDS encoding Cna protein B-type domain protein codes for MRVRGIITVLVLLSLAVVGCSRKKKSMPFWFLLGTGGAVSDARDGVVTPPDSNGVPLPNPGDGVTPTDPEEVPGNNSEQEVANHGPARVIGTIVPVVAGVPANVVCGNPGAPSAPGCIDLTLISVRIEVANGETNTLVASTYAGSNGRFQFDLTDLPNNNYRVLINTGYGLNYAYQDFSFVFDPTQNPYTLVNVGNLLAERLYYGQGPAQFVGVVTSPGFSGGGVTVPAGPIAGITVSIVDSNGNTVGTGVTNSNGSYVININPLPNGNYTVVYSGDSVEVSGQPFANTSEFIHYTFPGTNPNTVAQVDLGETSLPWMAATESDLHLTGNILNGALPSDSTTVFTIKLKNQQGAILQTVQITGNGSFSIEGSYLTNGVYYIEVSNPVFYTVSQSFLFTASPTGGTKNVALADPIYIVAKPSLVTGFVKDAGGDHVAGTVINVRPSANQAPSRLLYLKDDPKLGNAVKLWIVEALSAVAGTNCSLNQAGSICSCAVNPTASCLAAVQGSGPWAYQTYGNKLYEVNPNTKEVSFLGASGLWSYYISAPGFENYCGSNVSPCSSNPLQVSLNGNNYNAGTISMTSIATRSQILGSISVRDTAPTASSVHTNQSGLFVVLLGNTSADGSSLAHITTTSAGQFSFGGSSYVVTLPTILPVPFTNDEAGRVGYALSQLGTGAATTLAQTPGVARANDSNASIDVINGNEYNFRQSSYQLIVVDRVAPSYQSSYLSSTSLRVDTSSVATNQYASSPAVFNLNGTVMHSPRATVTGVVTDAVSTQNVSGATVTLGRLVGGNFTADVRRDCSGGFDSPNCSVSSTRTSGSDQVVGSVSSQSNGSYSFPFLSPGSYQLRVEKNGITTYFPVEVGNGGGTVVVNTPVITNDGRGHLSGSVRTPGGFSFLGTYSLEIVDPNGGTLRPSAGVQPSSIATGATIFSNASQYTIFNINAGRWKVRFVSAGYTSVEGIVDIQADVTTNFDIITFVPGSQTSGSISGRALSALYNTGVCNLTARIRPGVNVKSGAYAIDANGATIASVKTSTDGSYVIPSVPPGNYTLEVSGSGKRGDCTSVSENYSTTYRTVVSAGSETPANQNILVTPILPDNEMRVVLSWGAKPRDLDSHLQYGNSANNRIVWNNKTPLGAGNGSLDYDITTGYGPETITLQGSVWSQPNRYYSIYNWSGEALMGISGANVRVFKGSVGEVRNYSIAPNHSNRWWKIFCIAQDKTISDVGTAGCSATNFIERSMYSN; via the coding sequence ATGCGTGTTCGAGGAATCATTACAGTTCTCGTTCTTTTATCTTTGGCAGTTGTGGGTTGTTCCCGCAAAAAGAAATCAATGCCGTTTTGGTTCCTTCTTGGAACTGGTGGTGCTGTATCTGATGCAAGAGATGGAGTCGTAACTCCTCCTGATTCCAACGGGGTTCCTCTCCCCAATCCTGGTGATGGTGTGACACCAACAGACCCAGAAGAAGTTCCGGGTAACAATTCCGAACAAGAAGTAGCAAACCATGGCCCTGCACGAGTCATTGGAACCATCGTTCCTGTCGTTGCTGGTGTTCCTGCCAATGTAGTTTGTGGAAACCCTGGGGCTCCCTCTGCACCTGGATGTATCGATCTTACTTTAATCTCTGTTAGAATCGAAGTTGCCAATGGAGAAACAAATACCCTCGTTGCCTCCACTTATGCTGGATCCAATGGCCGATTCCAATTTGATTTAACTGACCTTCCTAACAATAACTACCGAGTCCTTATCAATACAGGATATGGTCTCAATTATGCTTACCAAGATTTTTCCTTTGTTTTTGATCCTACGCAAAACCCATACACTTTAGTGAATGTGGGAAATCTTCTCGCAGAACGTTTGTATTACGGACAAGGCCCTGCTCAGTTTGTAGGAGTGGTCACAAGCCCAGGATTTTCTGGCGGTGGAGTCACTGTTCCTGCTGGCCCTATTGCGGGAATCACAGTTTCTATTGTTGATTCTAATGGAAACACTGTAGGCACCGGAGTGACAAATTCCAATGGATCCTATGTCATCAATATCAATCCACTTCCTAACGGAAATTATACAGTGGTTTATTCAGGTGATTCCGTAGAAGTGTCTGGCCAACCCTTTGCCAATACCTCTGAGTTCATTCATTATACATTCCCTGGAACCAATCCAAACACTGTGGCTCAAGTGGACTTGGGAGAAACAAGCCTTCCTTGGATGGCAGCAACAGAAAGTGACCTCCACTTAACAGGAAATATCTTAAACGGTGCACTTCCTTCAGATTCTACTACTGTATTCACAATCAAGTTAAAGAACCAACAAGGTGCTATTTTACAAACAGTACAAATCACTGGGAATGGAAGTTTTTCCATTGAAGGTAGTTACCTGACCAATGGTGTTTACTACATAGAAGTATCAAATCCTGTCTTTTACACGGTTTCTCAATCCTTTTTGTTTACTGCTTCTCCTACTGGGGGAACCAAAAACGTAGCTCTTGCTGACCCTATCTACATTGTTGCTAAACCTTCTCTAGTGACAGGGTTTGTAAAAGATGCAGGTGGTGATCATGTTGCGGGAACTGTCATCAACGTAAGGCCTTCGGCTAACCAAGCACCTTCTCGTCTTCTGTATCTGAAAGATGACCCAAAACTTGGAAACGCGGTCAAACTTTGGATTGTAGAAGCACTCAGTGCCGTTGCAGGGACTAATTGTTCACTCAACCAAGCAGGTTCTATTTGTTCCTGTGCTGTGAATCCAACTGCTTCTTGTTTGGCGGCCGTACAAGGATCAGGCCCATGGGCATACCAAACTTACGGAAACAAACTTTACGAAGTAAACCCAAACACAAAAGAAGTGTCCTTCCTTGGTGCAAGTGGGCTTTGGTCCTATTACATTTCAGCTCCAGGATTTGAAAACTATTGCGGATCCAATGTTTCCCCTTGTTCTTCCAATCCACTCCAAGTGAGTTTGAATGGAAACAATTACAATGCGGGAACCATTTCTATGACATCCATTGCCACTCGTTCCCAAATCCTTGGATCTATCTCTGTTCGTGATACGGCTCCTACTGCGAGCTCCGTCCATACGAACCAATCGGGACTTTTTGTGGTTTTACTGGGAAATACTTCTGCGGATGGATCCAGTCTCGCTCACATTACAACCACTTCAGCAGGACAATTTAGTTTTGGTGGTAGTTCCTATGTGGTGACTTTACCAACCATCCTTCCTGTTCCTTTTACGAATGATGAAGCCGGCCGAGTGGGTTATGCTTTAAGTCAATTGGGAACAGGTGCTGCTACGACTCTGGCACAAACACCTGGTGTTGCTCGTGCAAATGATAGCAATGCATCCATTGATGTGATCAATGGAAATGAATACAACTTCCGTCAAAGTTCTTACCAACTCATCGTTGTGGACAGGGTAGCTCCTTCTTACCAATCGAGTTACTTATCTTCTACAAGTTTGCGAGTGGACACATCAAGTGTGGCGACAAACCAATATGCTTCTTCTCCTGCCGTTTTCAATTTGAACGGAACAGTGATGCATAGCCCAAGAGCCACTGTCACTGGTGTGGTGACCGATGCCGTTTCTACTCAAAATGTGAGTGGTGCTACTGTGACTCTCGGACGTCTCGTCGGTGGAAATTTCACTGCTGATGTTCGCCGTGACTGTTCTGGTGGTTTTGATTCTCCGAATTGTTCCGTTTCTTCTACAAGAACTTCTGGTTCTGACCAAGTGGTGGGATCGGTTTCTTCTCAGTCTAATGGAAGTTATAGTTTTCCATTCCTTTCTCCTGGTTCTTACCAACTCCGTGTGGAAAAAAATGGAATCACTACTTACTTCCCTGTCGAAGTGGGAAATGGTGGGGGAACGGTAGTTGTCAACACTCCTGTCATTACAAATGACGGTCGTGGTCACTTATCGGGTTCTGTCAGAACTCCTGGTGGATTTTCTTTCCTTGGAACTTATTCTTTGGAAATTGTAGATCCGAACGGTGGGACATTACGTCCATCAGCAGGTGTTCAACCGTCTTCCATCGCTACAGGAGCAACCATCTTCTCGAATGCGAGCCAATACACAATTTTCAATATCAACGCAGGTCGTTGGAAAGTTCGGTTTGTCTCGGCAGGATATACTTCAGTGGAAGGAATTGTGGACATCCAAGCGGATGTAACCACTAACTTTGATATCATTACCTTTGTTCCAGGAAGCCAAACCAGTGGTTCGATTTCTGGACGGGCTTTGTCCGCATTGTATAACACTGGAGTTTGTAACCTAACAGCTCGCATCCGACCAGGTGTGAACGTAAAATCGGGAGCCTATGCGATCGATGCGAATGGTGCGACAATTGCTTCTGTCAAAACATCTACAGACGGATCTTATGTGATTCCTTCCGTGCCACCAGGAAACTATACTTTGGAAGTTTCTGGTTCTGGAAAACGAGGAGATTGTACATCAGTGTCTGAGAACTATTCTACAACTTATAGAACGGTTGTCTCTGCTGGATCGGAAACTCCTGCAAACCAAAACATCTTAGTCACACCAATCCTTCCTGATAACGAAATGCGAGTGGTTCTTTCTTGGGGTGCGAAACCGCGCGATTTGGATTCTCACTTACAATATGGAAATTCCGCTAACAACCGCATTGTTTGGAATAACAAAACTCCTCTCGGTGCTGGGAATGGAAGTTTGGATTACGATATCACAACAGGATATGGCCCAGAAACAATCACACTCCAAGGTTCTGTTTGGAGCCAACCAAATCGTTACTATAGCATCTACAATTGGTCTGGTGAGGCCCTTATGGGAATCTCTGGAGCCAATGTCCGTGTGTTTAAAGGAAGTGTAGGGGAAGTTAGAAACTATTCTATTGCACCAAACCATTCCAATCGTTGGTGGAAAATCTTCTGTATCGCACAAGACAAAACCATCTCTGATGTGGGAACTGCGGGTTGTAGTGCCACTAACTTTATTGAAAGGTCAATGTATTCCAATTAG
- a CDS encoding ABC transporter ATP-binding protein yields the protein MSEVIRFESVSFVRTDKKILDKINFSLNAGDSLAIIGRNGAGKTTLINLLFGYSWPTTGSISAFGETYGETPMAPLQNRIGMVQSGHQESLLQRLTTLEMVLTGVIGTLGLYKDPTELQEKTAESLLRSINLIHKKDQIYSTLSSGEKMKVLLLRAFGTGKEILVLDEPTATLDITARVDFGKSLFQLKTNNPNLTRILITHRIEEIPEDFSKILLLKEGKVISFGKKSEVLTDKNLSDLYDLDLQVNEKKGQYSVTVLS from the coding sequence ATGAGTGAAGTGATCCGTTTTGAATCTGTTTCCTTTGTAAGAACTGATAAAAAGATTTTAGATAAAATCAATTTTTCGCTGAATGCCGGCGACTCTCTTGCCATCATAGGAAGGAACGGAGCCGGAAAAACAACTCTCATCAATCTGCTCTTTGGTTATTCCTGGCCCACTACTGGTTCCATTTCTGCCTTTGGGGAAACATACGGTGAAACTCCCATGGCACCATTACAAAACCGTATTGGTATGGTACAATCCGGCCACCAGGAATCCTTGTTACAAAGACTCACCACATTGGAAATGGTACTCACCGGTGTGATTGGAACCCTTGGACTTTATAAAGACCCAACAGAATTACAGGAAAAGACCGCAGAATCCTTGTTACGTTCTATAAATCTAATTCATAAAAAAGACCAAATTTATTCTACACTCTCCTCTGGGGAAAAGATGAAGGTTTTACTTTTACGCGCCTTTGGGACGGGAAAAGAAATTTTGGTTCTCGATGAACCAACTGCCACCTTGGACATCACTGCAAGAGTAGATTTTGGAAAATCCTTATTCCAATTAAAAACAAACAATCCCAACCTAACAAGAATTCTCATCACACATAGGATCGAAGAAATCCCTGAGGACTTTTCCAAAATTCTTTTATTAAAAGAGGGAAAGGTAATTAGTTTTGGGAAAAAATCTGAAGTTTTGACAGATAAAAATCTTTCAGATCTTTACGATCTTGATTTACAAGTGAACGAAAAAAAAGGACAGTATTCCGTTACTGTCCTTTCCTAA
- a CDS encoding HDOD domain-containing protein produces the protein MNFQEIISQLETAKESRINFYFVTEEQNQEIYALLVHVMGYMDKLYLVEVIFTVLKELLMNANKANAKRDYFTRENLDIQNAGDYAKGMSRFQENIIMKWNEQLDRLDGGNYYISLLMKVEGKSIHFAVENNAPITKEELARINRRIEVAKNYNDLSDAFTDVSDSTESAGLGLVLIQLLLKNSGIGSEKFKIFTNDKITRATLSVPEVTTPVEIQTDLKTKLLNEIDGLPPLPHSLTKIIQLCNNPDSDLHMISQEIEKNPALSADLLKLSNSAFFANRSQVSSILQAVKVVGLKNLRNLLYVSGVRKIMDGQYGKMMDVWDHSSRCSYYARYLATENNHTNKIADIIAVSALLHDIGKFLLLSVDRGFFKKIETYQRGVDSGNSTLLEEMAIGLSHPQLGALLAEKWEFPMDLRVAIEYHHKPFLAPAELRDLVEVIYMANMMADYHEQKKGFYAIDKILLAKFNLDNIDVFSAAVNKIELLFKKSNE, from the coding sequence GTGAATTTTCAAGAAATTATCTCTCAATTAGAAACCGCAAAAGAATCTAGAATCAACTTTTACTTTGTTACAGAAGAACAAAATCAGGAGATATACGCATTACTTGTCCATGTAATGGGGTATATGGATAAACTTTATTTAGTGGAAGTCATCTTCACTGTCCTCAAAGAACTCCTGATGAACGCCAACAAAGCCAATGCCAAACGCGATTACTTTACCCGTGAAAATTTAGACATCCAAAACGCTGGTGACTATGCTAAGGGAATGTCCCGGTTCCAAGAAAATATCATCATGAAGTGGAACGAACAGTTGGATCGGTTAGACGGCGGAAATTACTACATCAGCCTACTGATGAAAGTAGAAGGTAAATCCATCCACTTTGCTGTAGAAAACAACGCACCCATCACCAAAGAAGAACTAGCACGGATTAACCGAAGGATTGAAGTCGCAAAAAATTATAACGACCTATCCGATGCCTTCACTGATGTTTCTGACAGCACTGAATCTGCTGGTTTAGGATTAGTACTCATCCAACTCCTTCTCAAAAATTCTGGAATTGGTTCGGAAAAGTTCAAAATTTTTACAAACGATAAAATAACGCGCGCTACACTGTCTGTACCAGAAGTGACAACCCCTGTTGAAATCCAAACAGACTTAAAAACCAAACTCTTAAACGAAATTGATGGCCTTCCGCCACTCCCTCATTCCCTTACAAAGATCATTCAATTATGTAACAATCCAGATTCTGACTTACATATGATTTCACAAGAAATCGAAAAGAATCCAGCTCTCTCTGCTGATCTATTAAAACTTTCTAACTCTGCTTTTTTTGCCAACAGAAGCCAAGTCAGTTCCATCTTACAAGCGGTGAAAGTGGTAGGACTAAAAAACTTACGGAACCTTCTCTATGTTTCGGGCGTTCGTAAAATTATGGACGGCCAATATGGCAAGATGATGGATGTTTGGGATCATTCCAGCCGTTGTAGTTATTACGCGCGTTATCTGGCCACAGAAAACAACCATACAAATAAAATTGCAGACATCATTGCCGTGAGTGCTTTGTTACACGACATTGGAAAATTCCTTTTACTTTCCGTGGACAGGGGATTTTTCAAAAAAATTGAAACCTACCAAAGAGGTGTCGATTCTGGAAACTCTACTCTACTAGAAGAAATGGCAATTGGACTAAGCCACCCGCAACTCGGAGCACTGCTTGCAGAAAAATGGGAATTCCCAATGGACCTTCGTGTTGCGATCGAATACCACCACAAACCATTTTTAGCACCAGCAGAACTTCGTGATCTTGTAGAGGTCATCTACATGGCAAATATGATGGCCGATTATCATGAACAAAAAAAAGGTTTCTATGCGATTGACAAAATCCTACTCGCTAAATTTAATTTAGATAATATCGATGTGTTCTCTGCTGCAGTAAACAAAATCGAATTATTATTTAAAAAATCGAATGAGTGA
- a CDS encoding 6-hydroxymethylpterin diphosphokinase MptE-like protein, translating to MFFITGKSPNWSDLKDKIKNLSHQTSSSQSKWTLYITPNYERMFPELTKDCQTNFQKELSINEINRNTIQHFSKLWTHNYLKNRTNLFSNKTSFQWFQSFVGNKTSVLFLGASPGLELDLPRIQKERNQFLIFASDTALGYLLPSGVIPDYIVSFDSGRGTTYHFLLDLPRHIPIITWLGGASYIFDLTNPKILVNTGHPLDQMIEHLFLESLGKTWPLYSNPSLNLLGMVSSITKSIENREFFVSGVSYLAERGKSHCKGTGYERYYLPETNRVRSLEFITKRLYSGERKGKNQKAWEQINPNGSLSDVQFLSETKEISFRSKKDQNHSLKTFQGFPPSIAELAKWANQDHSGIIHKKTLTTWLRFSLS from the coding sequence TTGTTTTTCATTACGGGAAAAAGCCCCAATTGGTCGGATTTAAAAGATAAAATCAAGAATCTCTCGCACCAAACGAGCTCCTCGCAGTCAAAATGGACTTTGTACATCACTCCAAATTATGAAAGAATGTTTCCAGAACTCACAAAAGACTGCCAAACAAACTTTCAGAAAGAACTATCCATAAACGAAATCAACCGGAACACAATCCAACACTTCAGTAAGTTATGGACACATAACTATTTAAAAAATAGAACCAATCTTTTTTCTAACAAAACTAGTTTCCAATGGTTTCAATCCTTTGTCGGAAACAAAACCTCTGTTTTATTTCTGGGCGCAAGTCCAGGATTAGAATTGGATCTTCCGAGAATCCAAAAAGAAAGAAATCAATTTCTAATTTTTGCCAGTGACACAGCGCTTGGATACCTTTTACCAAGCGGGGTGATTCCTGATTATATTGTTTCTTTTGATTCCGGTCGAGGGACAACCTATCATTTTTTATTGGACCTTCCTCGGCATATACCCATCATAACTTGGTTAGGTGGGGCTTCCTATATTTTTGATCTAACGAATCCAAAAATTCTAGTGAATACGGGCCACCCTCTGGATCAAATGATAGAACATCTATTTTTAGAAAGTTTGGGAAAAACATGGCCCCTTTATTCCAATCCCAGTTTGAATTTACTTGGGATGGTATCTTCCATTACGAAATCGATAGAAAACAGAGAATTTTTTGTGAGCGGTGTTAGTTACTTAGCAGAACGTGGAAAGTCCCATTGTAAGGGAACTGGATATGAAAGGTATTATTTACCAGAAACAAATAGAGTTAGAAGTTTAGAGTTTATCACCAAACGTTTGTACTCTGGTGAGCGAAAAGGCAAAAATCAAAAAGCCTGGGAACAAATAAATCCCAATGGATCTCTTTCTGATGTTCAATTTCTTTCAGAAACAAAGGAAATAAGTTTTCGATCCAAAAAAGATCAGAATCATTCCTTAAAAACATTTCAGGGATTTCCCCCATCAATAGCAGAACTGGCAAAGTGGGCTAACCAAGACCATTCTGGCATCATCCATAAAAAAACCCTTACCACTTGGTTGCGGTTTTCACTAAGTTAA